From Bombina bombina isolate aBomBom1 chromosome 1, aBomBom1.pri, whole genome shotgun sequence:
AGAAGGCGCTACGAGCTCGCTTATTCGTAGCACTGCCGAATAGGCTAGTGCAAATGCAGCCCTGAATAATAAAAACTCGTAATGAGTTGAGCAGATGTGCGGCAAAGCGTCCACCAGCCGCTCGAGCCGGTCGTGCGTGataggctccctagagtccttttgttgtggttgcAGCGTGCCCCAACCTTTAACAACCTGACGCACAAATTTTGAGTTAGCTGGATCCGGCAAAGCGAGTGTACGGTAAAAGAATGATAATGCCGCTAACCGAGAATGAACAGCTCCCTGCCGAGCGCCCACGCGCCAAAGACTCACGAGCCAGTCACAAAGCGTGTCCTGAGACGCCTCAGCAGCCTCCACATTCTGACGTCGGCAAAACTCTTCCCATTCGTGCCAAAGTCTGACGTAGGAGCGCCATGTGTTGGGGGAAAAGTGACGCctgcactagagggagcaaggatatccgGGACAGAGAAACGTCACCCAATCAAGCCTGGATAGCGCGTCTGCTAAGACATTATTGACCCCCGAGACATGACGtgcttgaaactggatattaagttcgAGACAGCGTAACACCAGAGGTCGCAATAAATAAACTACAGCCGCAGATGTGGCCGAAAGACCATTCACCGCGAggacgacactgagattatctgtccagaagttAACAGTCCTGTTTGCGAATTTGTTGCCCCACAGCTCGATAGCCAAAACTATAGGGAAGAGCTCCAAgagggtaaggttacgtgttagGCCCCAGGCTGACCAGTCTAGCGGCCAAGGACCTGCGCTCCATTCCCCCTTGAAATATGCTCCATAACCCTTTGAACCTGCGGCATCGGTAAATAagtgcaacaactgactggaaatgggttcggatcgccataatcgaatcccattgaaatgctgaagaaaagtcttccagaTTCGCAGATCAGCTCTCATACCTTCAGAAACCCAAATTTCTTCAGAAGGTCTGAGTTTGCCCTTTAGCTTAGCCTCCAATCTCCGATTGAAgactctccccatggggataactctgcctgcaaaattaagaAGGCCGAGCAATGACTGTAACTGCCTAAGTGTAATGGTTACCATGGAAACgccgcttcaaccgcctcaagcatgTCCTGGACTTTACCAGAAGGCAGCCCGCACAGTTTGTCTAtggtatcgatttcgatacccaggaacgtgATGCCGCCTGCTGGGCCaaaacccagtgcaagaatgtactgaagGTTTCAGATAATGCGCAAGAGATCGCACAGCCCATGGGCAAGCACCTATCCACATAAAACCCCTTTTGAAacttgcaacccatcaaataaaatgatgaagggtgcaagggcaacaggcgaaaggcggattcaatatccaaTTTCGCCAACAAGGCACCCGCACCAGCCCCCCGCACCAATTCCAGtgcgctatcaaaagattgatatcgcACCGAGCTAAGCtctgggtcaatggcatcgttGACCGAATAGCCTCTGGGGTGGGAAAGGTGCTGAATTAGACGGAATTTGGCCAATTCCTTCTTAGGTACCACACCTAATGGTGAAATGACCCTAAtcggcaaaagggggggggggggggggaggaaaaagaCCCACTACGCGGCCCATTGTGATTTCCTTATTCAGCTTGTCCCTAACAACCGCTGGGTAttggtaagctgatttgaggttacgatagcATCTAGAGCCCTTAATGGCTTTTGTCACTGGTATATGAAAACCTTCAGTAAAGCCTTGGAAAAAActtgttctgtgctctaccggaCGCAGAATCCTTTTTTCTGGCACATTCGCTCCCAGCGTGTGACCAGGCACAGTATCTGCACACGTGCCTGAATGCACATGAGTTACCTCTGTCGCATTTGctatcttgaaatgcccagcaggtacctcCCCTGCGCTTCGCTTTGGAAGCAGGAAAGGACTGATTGCCAgaggaggtggaggaggaggaggacccATGAGAGCCAAGGCGCTGCCAAAGATGCGTGTCAGTGGTATCGAAGGTGAGCACTGGATTACCAGCCATCTTCTACCTGATTCCGCATCGTACTCTCTCCATGCCCCATCACCAAACTTCCTCTGGATCCAGTGTATATTGTCAGTGTATTTAAGAATGGCATGACACTGGCCAGGGTATTTCTCTAAGTAACAAGAAGTGAAAAACTCTGAAACAGATTAACCACTCCTCAAATGTTTCAGGACGTTTGAACCTTTTAGGTCCAGTGCCATCGGCACTTTTCTCCCTCTGTCTACATGcctcagcagataattcaaatatgttaacatattagcCCTGCTGTATCTTTTTAACGGTCTTTGGTTTCAAATGACCGTGCAAAGAGGGGGTGTACATGGTAAGGAATCACCATGCAAGGCGACTTTTCCTGTCCGAAACGAAATTAATTGGTGGACGTAGGTCCGCTGGGGAAGTGCTGTCCTGCATGGAATCGGGTGGAGCTATCGCCAGCTGCGTCTGTGCTATGTTCCCAACTGAACCTGACTGtattacctgccacattttcttaAGCATTGCAAACATGCGCTTCTGACCCCTACCCCTCAGCCCCAATGAGGTGTCGCTGTCACATTCAGAGTCTGAAAGGGATGAGTCAACCAggtcatgtcggtcatgtgtaAATGTGGAGGACTTACCGGGGACGGCAACTGCATTGTCCTGAGACTCCGGACCTGAAGCAGAAGGATCAGGCCTTGAAGCATCTTCCCGTTGATTGGAGTCGGTAGACGCTCCTCGCTGTAACGATGAACCCGCCTGTTCAGGAGGATTCGCTGAAGTAGAAGTAGACGAAGCCGAAGGCATATCAACCTGTTGCGGTTCCATCTGCGCTGCGGTCTGCAACAAAGAGAAGAGatcgcgagcactacggacaccggtAAAGGGAGGGTTAGTAGACCCCAAGCCTGATGCATTCTGGTCACTCATGCTGGCATTCGCAACACTAGAAACCCTCCTTGACACACCACCTCCCCCAGCTGAACTCTGTATGTTATGGTTCCCAACCGCATCATGACCCAATGTTCCATGCACTGCATTGACACCACCAACTTGCAATTGGGATGTTGCCACATTCATAGCCAACAGACCTCTATTTGGAACAGATTGCACATTCATAGCTGACCTACCTGCCTTAGAAACAGATTGCACATTCATGCCTGAAATCCTAGTGTGTGAAACAGATTGCGCATTCATACCTGCAATACCTGCATTTGACACAGATTGTACATTCATACTTTGAGGATTCGTGCAGCTACTGGTTGTATGTGATGCTGCGCTAAATTGAGTATGAGCTGTCCTGTTATCTGTGTGCATCTGCCCTTTGGCGTGTTCAAGCGCGACATTGTATTGTCCTGGAGCCTGGGCGTGCATCTGGCGTGATTCCATAGCACTTATTTGCCCACCTAACTGACTGCCTATCACTTGTCCTAGCGCGTTAGCGCTTGATAGAATTCCTCTACCCAAATGAGTTAATCTATTACCCCTAGCGGTAACACCTCTCCTTGTGTTAAAGCCTCTGGTGAACCCTGCGGTAATTATAAGGCATCTTCCGGCATCATGGTGCCCTCTACCTACTGCCGCCAACCTGCTAATGACCCATGAAGATGTCCGCTGCCGCCGCACTTGCACTCCCTTGCGGCCTATTAACCCTCCCCCGACCGACATCCTCTGCTGGTGCTCACCTTCCGGGAGCTGATGAGGATGCGGCCGCTCCCTTGGACTCCCGACGCTGCTGTGGCCGacgaaaccggaaccggaaatggaggggcgcgtgaccggaacttccggttgcgcacttactaCCCGGCTTGGAGGACCTGCGGCCTGGCTTGGAGGACCCGACACCGGCATCACGTGAAAAGGAGCTGGAGGACCCGACGGAGACATCGCCTCCATGATGGAAGCCAGGATCGAGGAGACAGCCGACGCAACCGACGGTGGGATCGCGGATATGAGAGATGAGACCGCCGATTCAGGTAAGATTACCGGATGGCTGGGGGCAGCAAATAAGGGCAGACAATGTACCGGATGGTGTGCGGAGGACAGCATAGAAGGGCCGGATGGGGGAACATTTGAGACCGCTACATCGCCCAGGCACAGGCCGGATTAAAGGCCCCAAAACGGGGATATGTGAACCAGTTAAGTCGCCCAGGCCGGACTGAAGGCCCAAAACAGGCCCTGGTTTCCGACATGCGGCCTAATTGAGCCATGCGGCCTGAGGGGGAAGCGAAAGCCAAACCGGGGCCTGGGGGCAAGTCATGGCCTACCAGAGGGGCCAGAGAAGAAACTGTTTGAGGGCCCGAATAGGTGGAAGGGCCTGGGGTTGCCACGTGGGCCGTGTATGAGGGCGCCATATCATGATTGCTTATGGCTGGGGGGCTATCAGAAATAGGCCTGGAAGTTGGGGAGGCCATGCCCTCCAAATAGGCCACAGCCTGTGCATGTGGCCTGCCCGATGGAGTACCTAAGGCTTGAGGCCTAGTAGTATAACCATGCAATTCAACCCCCAAATCACCCTCATGGCCATCTATTTGCAGTGAGGGCAATTGTTCCTGAGTATGGAGACAGGCCGATGTCACATCAGGCCTAGCCATTGCAGCTGATACATAGGCTGAATTATCTCCATCACTAGTTGCATGAATATCCAACCTACTAACTGTGTGACTAATCTGTGTTTTTTAAGCACAAGGCCTAGCCttttagtgtactgtgtaggtggtattatatcatcaaattcttcaatactatctagtgtacttatctgttttttctgtctgtctgatccaggtttctcaaacaccaactcgtggaagcgctgtggagggagttttgatcgtctggatcgctgcattgttcacagaaattaaaaatcaccctgaacaataacagaaagaactcgtctgcaccggattccaggaagaagagggccaggaagctgatgatccccacttttaaggtgagtagtgggcccctcccttgcatgcaacattgttgcaactaacctccctagccagccctcttctcctatctctcccttcagctttaacccttagctttgctccaggcccaattgtgccctacactgcctatatcagtgtgtacagtactgtggtcactagctgtatatcagtgtgtacagtactgtgttcactagctgtatgtgtgtgtacagtactgtgttcactagctgtatgtgagtgtgtacagtactgtggtcACTagatgtatgtcagtgtgtacagtactgtgttcactagctgtatatcagagtgtacagtactgtgttcactagctgtatatcagagtgtacagtactgtgttcactcgctgtatatcagtgtgtacagtactgtgttcactagctgtatatcagtgtgtacagtactgtggtcACTAGCTCTatatcagtgtgtacagtactgtgttcactagctgtatgtcagtgtgtacagtactgtgttcactatcTGTATGTTagagtgtacagtactgtgttcactagctgtatgtgagtgtgtacattattttgttcactagctgtatgtgagtgtgtacagtactgtgctcactagctgtatatcagagtgtacagtactgtgttcactagctgtatgtcagtgtgtacagtactgtgttcactagctgtatgtcagtgtgtacactACTGTGTTCACTCgctgtatatcagtgtgtacagtactgtgttcactagctgtatgtcagtgtgtacagtactgtgttcactagctgtatatcagagtgtacagtactgtgttcactagctgtatatcagtgtgtacagtactgtgttcactagctgtatatcagtgtgtacagtactgtgttcactagctgtatgtcagtgtgtacagtactgtgttcactcgctgtatatcagtgtgtacagtactgtgttcactagctgtatatcagtgtgtacagtactgtgctcactagctgtatgtcagtgtgtacagtactgtgttcactagctgtatgtcagtgtgtacagtactgtgttcactagctgtatatcagtgtgtacagtactgtggtcactagctgtatatcagtgtgtacagtactgtggtcactagctgtatatcagtgtgtacagtactgtgttcactagctgtatatcagtgtgttcagtactgtgttcactagctgtatatcagtgtgttcagtactgtgttcactagctgtatgtcagtgtgtacagtactgtggtcACTAGCTCTatatcagtgtgtacagtactgtggtcACTAGCTCTatatcagtgtgtacagtactgtggtcactagctgtatatcagtgtgtacagtactgtgttcactagctgtatgtcagtgtgtacagtactgtgttcactatcTGTATGTTagagtgtacagtactgtgttcactagctgtatgtgagtgtgtacattattttgttcactagctgtatgtgagtgtgtacagtactgtgttcactagctgtatgtcagtgtgtacagtactgtgttcactagctgtatgtcagtgtgtacactACTGTGTTCACTCgctgtatatcagtgtgtacagtactgtgttcactagctgtatgtcagtgtgtacagtactgtgttcactagctgtatatcagagtgtacagtactgtgttcactagctgtatatcagtgtgtacagtactgtgttcactagctgtatatcagtgtgtacagtactgtgttcactagctgtatgtcagtgtgtacagtactgtgttcactcgctgtatatcagtgtgtacagtactgtgttcactagctgtatatcagtgtgtacagtactgtgctcactagctgtatgtcagtgtgtacagtactgtgttcactagctgtatgtcagtgtgtacagtactgtgttcactcgctgtatatcagtgtgtacagtactgtgttcactagctgtatatcagtgtgtacagtactgtgctcactagctgtatgtcagtgtgtacagtactgtgttcactagctgtatatcagagtgtacagtactgtgttcgctagctgtatgtcagtgtgtacagtactgtgttcactagctgtatgtcagtgtgtacagtactgtgttcactagctgtatatcagagtgtacagtactgtgttcactagctgtatatcagaGTGTACAGTattgtgttcactagctgtatatcagagtgtacagtactgtgttcactagctgtatatcagagtgtacagtactgtgttcactagctgtatatcagagtgtacagtactgtgctcactagctgtatgtcagtgtgtacagtactgtgctcactagctgtatatcagagtgtacagtactgtgttcactagctgtatatcagagtgtacagtactgtgttcactagctgtatatcagagtgtacagtactgtgctcactagctgtatgtcagtgtgtacagtactgtgttcactagctgtatgtcagtgtgtacagtactgtgttcactagctgtatatcagtgtgtacagtactgtgttgttcactagctgtatgtcagtgtgtacagtactgtgttcactagctgtatgtcagtgtgtacagtactgtgttcactagctgtatgtgagtgtgtacagtactgtgctcactagctgtatgtcagtgtgtacagtactgtgttcactagctgtatgtcagtgtgtacagtactgtgttcactagctgtatgtcagtgtgtacagtactgtgttcactagctgtatgtgagagtgtacagtactgtgttcactagctgtatatcagtgtgtacagtactgtgttcactagctgtatgtgagagtgtacagtactgtgttcactagctgtatatcagtgtgtacaatactgtgttcactagctgtatgtcagtgtgtacagtactgtgttcactcgctgtatatcagtgtgtacagtactgtgttcactagctgtatgtcagtgtgtacagtactgtgctcactagctgtatgtcagtgtgtacagtTCTGTGGTcactagctgtatatcagtgtgtacagtactgtgctcactagctgtatgtcagtgtgtacagtTCTGTGgtcactagctgtatgtcagtgtgtacagtactgtgttcactagctgtatgtcagtgtgtacagtactgtgttcactagttgtatgtcagtgtgtacagtactgtgttcactagctgtatgtgagtgtgtgcagtactgtgttcactagctgtatatcagtgtgtacagtactgtgctcactagctgtatatcagtgtgtacagtactgtgctcactagctgtatatcagagtgtacagtactgtgttcactagctgtatatcagtgtgtacagtactgtgttcactagctgtatatcagagtgtacagtactgtgttcactagctgtatatcagagtgtacagtactgtgttcactagctgtatatcagagtgtacagtactgtgttcactagctgtatatcagagtgtacagtactgtgttcactagctgtatatcagtCTGTACAGTACTGTGgtcactagctgtatgtcagtgtgtacagtactgtggtcactagctgtatatcagagtgtacagtactgtgttcactagctgtatatcagagtgtacagtactgtgttcactagctgtatatcagtCTGTACAGTACTGTGgtcactagctgtatgtcagtgtgtacagtactgtgttcactagctgtatatcagagtgtacagtactgttgtcactagctgtatgtcagtgtgtacagtactgtgctcactagatgtatgtcagtgtgtacagtactagttctactatatgtatgtgagagtgtacagtactgtgttcactagctgtatgtttgtgtacagtactgtgttcactagctgtatgtcagagtgtacagtactgtgttcactagttgtatgtcagtgtgtacagtactgtgttcactagatgtatgtgagtgtgtacagtactgtgttcactagctgtatatcagtgtgtacagtactgtgctcactagctgtatatcagtgtgtacagtactgtgctcactagctgtatatcagagtgtacagtactgtgttcactagctgtatatcagagtgtacagtactgtgttcactagctgtatatcagtgtgtacagtactgtgttcactagctgtatatcagagtgtacagtactgtgttcactagctgtatatcagagtgtacagtactgtgttcactagctgtatatcagagtgtacagtactgtgttcactagctgtatatcagagtgtacagtactgtgttcactagctgtatatcagtgtgtacagtactgtggtcactagctgtatgtcagtgtgtacagtactgtgttcactagctgtatatcagaGTGTACAGTACTGCgttcactagctgtatatcagagtgtacagtactgtgttcactagttgtatgtcagtgtgtacagtactgtgttcactagctgtatatcagagtgtacagtactgtgttcactagctgtatatcagtgtgtacagtactgtgttcactagctgtatatcagtgtgtacagtactgtgttcactagctgtatgtcagtgtgtacagtactgtgttcactagctgtatgtcagtgtgttcagtactgtgttcactagctgtatatcagtgtgtacagtactgtgttcactagctgtatatcagaGTGTACATTACTGTTgtcactagctgtatgtcagtgtgtacagtactgtgctcactagctgtatgtcagtgtgtacagtactagttctactatatgtatgtgagagtgtacagtactgtgttcactagctgtatgtttgtgtacagtactgtgttcactagctgtatgtcagtgtgtacagtactgtgttcactagttgtatgtcagtgtgtacagtactgtgttcactagctgtatgtgagtgtgtacagtactgtgttcactagctgtatatcagtgtgtacagtactgtgctcactagctgtatatcagtgtgtacagtactgttctcactagctgtatatcagagtgtacagtactgtgttcactagctgtatatcagaGTGTACAGTACagtgttcactagctgtatatcagtgtgtacagtactgtgttcactagctgtatgtcagtgtgtacagtactgtgttcactagctgtatgtcagtgtgttcagtactgtgttcactagctgtatatcagtgtgtacagtactgtgttcactagctgtatatcagagtgtacagtactgttgtcactagctgtatgtcagtgtgtacagtactgtgctcactagatgtatgtcagtgtgtacagtactagttctactatatgtatgtgagagtgtacagtactgtgttcactagctgtatgtttgtgtacagtactgtgttcactagctgtatgtcagagtgtacagtactgtgttcactagttgtatgtcagtgtgtacagtactgtgttcactagatgtatgtgagtgtgtacagtactgtgttcactagctgtatatcagtatgtacagtactgtgctcactagctgtatatcagtgtgtacagtactgtgttcactagttgtatgtcagtgtgtacagtactgtgctcactagctgtatgtgagtgtgtacagtactgtgttcactagctgtatatcagtatgtacagtactgtgctcactagctgtatatcagtgtgtacagtactgtgctcactagctgtatatcagagtgtacagtactgtgttcactagctgtatatcagagtgtacagtactgtgttcactagctgtatatcagtgtgtacagtactgtgttcactagctgtatatcagagtgtacagtactgtgttcactagctgtatatcagagtgtacagtactgtgttcactagctgtatatcagagtgtacagtactgtgttcactagctgtatatcagagtgtacagtactgtgttcactagctgtatgtcagtgtgtacagtactgtgttcactagctgtatatcagaGTGTACAGTACTGCgttcactagctgtatatcagagtgtacagtactgtgttcactagttgtatgtcagtgtgtacagtactgtgttcactagctgtatatcagagtgtacagtactgtgttcactagctgtata
This genomic window contains:
- the LOC128644733 gene encoding uncharacterized protein LOC128644733, producing the protein MLSSAHHPVHCLPLFAAPSHPVILPESAVSSLISAIPPSVASAVSSILASIMEAMSPSGPPAPFHVMPVSGPPSQAAGPPSRVVSAQPEVPVTRPSISGSGFVGHSSVGSPRERPHPHQLPEGEHQQRMSVGGGLIGRKGVQVRRQRTSSWVISRLAAVGRGHHDAGRCLIITAGFTRGFNTRRGVTARGNRLTHLGRGILSSANALGQVIGSQLGGQISAMESRQMHAQAPGQYNVALEHAKGQMHTDNRTAHTQFSAASHTTSSCTNPQSMNVQSVSNAGIAGMNAQSVSHTRISGMNVQSVSKAGRSAMNVQSVPNRGLLAMNVATSQLQVGGVNAVHGTLGHDAVGNHNIQSSAGGGGVSRRVSSVANASMSDQNASGLGSTNPPFTGVRSARDLFSLLQTAAQMEPQQVDMPSASSTSTSANPPEQAGSSLQRGASTDSNQREDASRPDPSASGPESQDNAVAVPGPVSGAKRIWIVGHSYVHWASIRSSALPGGQNLGFPFTLDSIRWLGERGMCWPALPSRIPEALVRWGKPHVIILHIGGNDLGAIPILELIKIMQADIAWIRARIPNVLVGWSNIVPRLEWHHMSSHSAAY